One stretch of Chiloscyllium plagiosum isolate BGI_BamShark_2017 chromosome 17, ASM401019v2, whole genome shotgun sequence DNA includes these proteins:
- the LOC122558501 gene encoding metallothionein-1-like translates to MSDTPCTCNLGGTCNCGDNCKCKDCKCTSCKKSCCACCPPGCSKCAQGCVCKGASDKCSCCQ, encoded by the exons atgtctgacactccttgcacGTGTAACCTGG GAGGCACTTGTAACTGCGGGGACAATTGTAAATGTAAAGACTGCAAGTGTACATCATGCAAGAAGA GCTGCTGTGCATGTTGTCCACCTGGCTGCAGCAAATGTGCTCAGGGTTGTGTGTGCAAAGGTGCCAGCGACAAATGCAGCTGTTGTCAGTGA